One window from the genome of Streptococcus halotolerans encodes:
- a CDS encoding DUF2812 domain-containing protein, whose product MRKFKLFFGDIDKEEVWINTIQDKGYVFEGTSAYFPIYRFRRSQTGRLPIVKIDFRSFKKNEDYHEYKQLFNDYGWEHVGGSLWSGEQYFRQKSPNVSTEIFSDAISISDMRKRLLHHLLFLFVLFAMLSLVLMQNVQNGSYYSLFDPKSWYLTPGLWELSGWLFWGHFLFETPFALLRTPLIVLLYILITMAYGKTYVKLKNRH is encoded by the coding sequence ATGCGGAAATTCAAATTATTTTTTGGTGATATTGACAAAGAAGAAGTCTGGATTAATACTATTCAAGACAAGGGTTATGTTTTTGAAGGTACAAGTGCCTATTTTCCTATTTATCGCTTCAGACGATCTCAAACGGGACGTCTTCCAATTGTCAAAATTGATTTTAGGTCTTTTAAGAAAAATGAAGACTATCATGAGTATAAACAACTCTTCAATGACTATGGTTGGGAGCATGTTGGTGGTTCGTTATGGTCGGGTGAACAATATTTCCGTCAGAAATCCCCCAATGTATCAACTGAGATTTTTTCAGATGCCATCTCTATTTCTGACATGAGGAAGAGATTGCTGCATCATCTGTTATTTCTATTTGTTTTATTTGCAATGTTGAGTTTGGTGCTAATGCAAAACGTTCAAAATGGAAGTTATTATTCTCTTTTTGATCCTAAATCATGGTATCTCACCCCTGGTTTATGGGAACTTTCAGGTTGGTTGTTCTGGGGTCATTTTCTTTTCGAAACTCCTTTCGCCTTATTGAGAACACCCTTAATCGTTCTGCTATATATTCTAATAACAATGGCATATGGAAAGACTTATGTTAAACTAAAAAATCGTCATTAG
- a CDS encoding PadR family transcriptional regulator codes for MKRLKELPLTETTYYILLALLEPGHGYLIMEKVYEMSQGDVKIAAGTMYGAIENLLKQKWIASVPSDDKRRKVYQTTAKGREILSSEMNRLEKLLWVAKKMDCKGEE; via the coding sequence GTGAAACGTTTGAAAGAATTGCCTTTGACGGAGACAACATATTATATTTTGTTGGCTTTATTAGAACCAGGGCACGGTTATTTAATCATGGAAAAAGTATATGAGATGAGTCAAGGTGATGTGAAAATTGCTGCAGGAACCATGTATGGGGCCATTGAAAATCTTTTAAAACAAAAGTGGATTGCATCTGTTCCTAGTGATGACAAACGCAGAAAAGTGTATCAGACAACAGCTAAAGGTAGAGAAATCTTATCTTCTGAAATGAATAGATTAGAAAAACTGTTATGGGTTGCTAAAAAAATGGATTGTAAGGGAGAAGAGTGA